The window TTTGCAGCCAGTAAAGCAAGGAGAGGCTTAGCTGCTTCGCATCCCACAGATTCCGCTCTCTTTCCTCATCGCTCACGTCGATGACCGAACCAAGCCAGTAATCATTCTGCGGCCAGTTGACCAGTGTAATGCTTCCGGGATAAAAGCCTTGCTCGAAGTTTCTGCTGTCGATAATGCGCCGATAGTAGAACAGAGAGTACTTTTCCGTCCCTTCAAAAAGTTCATAAGTGACATGCTCTAGCGTATGAGGGCGGACGCCGGACCAGCTTAGCAGCCGATCGGGCCAAAAATCGGCTTTGTACTGCCGCCAGAAATCATAGCGCTCTGGACGTTCGATGGTGTGGTCTTCGCCTTCGATGTAATCCATCGCGAAGCAGTATGTAAAGCCCTGCATATCCTGCGGAAGAGCTTCACCTTCCACGGCGTGTGGTTCCCCGGTTTGGCTTTTGGACTCCGCCCCAGTCACATATTCCGCGCCGATAAGCGGCAGAACATCTCCACATTCCGTTGCGTCAAGGAAGTAGGCAGCGTATAGTTCCACGAGTTGTCCGGTAAGCAAATTGCGTACCGTTACCGTTCGTACGTCATCACCGTCGACGGAAGCCGATTCTGCGCTGTGACGGATAAGAATCTGCAGCCTCCCGCTGTGAATATAAGGAGCCAGCATTTCCTGCAGAACTGCCAATGCTGCGCGTGGCTCATGGCACAACCGCGAAACGCCACCGTTTCCAGGGTTAAGATTGAAACGGGACCGTGCCTCTTCGGTAAGGGGGAAATGGCGCCGGTAATAATCACGCACCCCATCCCGGAACTGCCGGTACGTGCGGGTGCAGCCGAACTGTTCAATCCATGGGTGCTCATCCGGCGGAACAGCCTGACTCGTTAATTGCCCACCAATCCAGTCGGTTTCCTCGGTCATGATCACCGTCTTGCCCGATTTGGCAGCGGCAAGTGCGGCTGCGCAGCCGCCGGTTCCACCGCCAATCACGACGATATCGGTATGAAATTTTTGAATGTTGTGGTTGCTGTTCTTGTGTGACAACGGAAATATTCCCTCCTTTTTCCTCCTCGCCTGCATAAATTCACAGGCTATCCTCATTGTAATACAGCGGGAACGAGGTCACAGCGGAGGACCATGACTTCTTTTGGTACTTTAATAACCATTGGCTATGAAAAAAAGGGATTGCTTGATCGGAGTCGAAAATGGATAACAAAGATTCACGATGTGAGTTCATTTTAAGGAGTAAGTAGAGGAGGACTTTATGATGCCAAATCAACAACAACCGGTCAACACCGTGCAGTTGGACGCAAACATGCGAATTCAGCAATCCGGCGACAATAATCTTAATTGGTATTCACCGCTAGAGAAGCCATTCCATATTGCTGGTTTCGGCTGGCTGCACGAAGAAAGGCTTTACCGCCGGCTGCCGGCAAAACCAGATTGGAAACTTCCAGAAGCGGTAGACCAATTGGCCAACTGCACCGCTGGCGGACAAATTCGTTTCGAGACGGATGCCACCTCGTTATCTGTCAAAGTAAAACTGTCGGGGGCTGCCAATATGTATCATATGCCCGCGACGGGGCAATGCGGGTTTGATTGTTACATCGGAAGTCCGGGGGAGCAGCTTTATTACGGCACAACCGTTTACGATCATAAGCTGACCGAATACGAAGCTGTTATTTATAAAGATATGGCGCAAGAGAGCAGGATCATTACGTTGAATTTTCCGCTCTACCAAGGCGTAGAGGAAGTTTGGATTGGATTGGATCGGGAAGCGCAGATCGTCCCGCCACCGATTTACGAAAATAGCGGTAAGATCATCGTCTACGGCACCTCCATAACACAAGGCGGCTGCGCAGCCCGTCCGGGTATGGCTTATACAAACATTCTATCCAGACGAATCAACATGGAGTTTCTCAACCTAGGCTTTTCCGGAAACGGTAAGGGAGAACCGGAGCTCGCTCATATCCTTTCTGAAATCCCGGACCCTGCATGCCTGATCTTGGATTATGAGGGGAACTGTGGTTCTACTGAACTGCTTCAGATAACACTGCCCGAGTTCATATCGATCTATCGAGATAAACACCCACTGACGCCTATTCTCGTGATCTCGCGTATTACCCACGCCAAGGAAAAATTTCAGGCACAGATGGCGCAGGATCGAGCGGACCGCAAACAAATCCAGAACCGAGCCGTAGAGCAGGCACGCGAACTGGGCGACGCCAACATCTATTTTTGTGACGGCTCTAAACTGCTGGGTGAGGATGCTCACGAATGTACGGTAGACGGTTCGCATCCGACTGACCTCGGCTTTTTGCGTATGGCAAATGGGCTCACGCCAGTGCTGCAGAATATTTTGGCCGATTGATTGCCGGTATCGTTATGCCTGAAGGGGTGGTTGAATGATGAAAAGGAAGAAAGCAGCGATTCTCGTCTTACTCGCATGCTTCACTACTGCTGGCTGCAGCTTACCGGAATGGGCAAAGAACGAAGATAAGGTTGCGGAAGCTGCACAGGAACCGGTCATTCGAATCGTCGTGAACAGTCTGGGCATGAACTTTCCGGAAGGTATGGATGAGAATAACAACCCCTACC is drawn from Paenibacillus sp. V4I7 and contains these coding sequences:
- a CDS encoding FAD-dependent oxidoreductase, translating into MQKFHTDIVVIGGGTGGCAAALAAAKSGKTVIMTEETDWIGGQLTSQAVPPDEHPWIEQFGCTRTYRQFRDGVRDYYRRHFPLTEEARSRFNLNPGNGGVSRLCHEPRAALAVLQEMLAPYIHSGRLQILIRHSAESASVDGDDVRTVTVRNLLTGQLVELYAAYFLDATECGDVLPLIGAEYVTGAESKSQTGEPHAVEGEALPQDMQGFTYCFAMDYIEGEDHTIERPERYDFWRQYKADFWPDRLLSWSGVRPHTLEHVTYELFEGTEKYSLFYYRRIIDSRNFEQGFYPGSITLVNWPQNDYWLGSVIDVSDEERERNLWDAKQLSLSLLYWLQTEAPRPDGGIGYPGLRLRKDIVGTEDGLAMSPYMRESRRIKAQFTVLEQHVSTACRPDGKAEQFADSVGIGCYRIDLHPSTGNRHYIDISSLPFQIPLGSLIPVRINNLLPACKNLGVTHITNGCYRLHPVEWNIGEAAGFLASRCIDRELLPREVRSMETELRAFQNMLVSYGIELAWPTIHSV
- a CDS encoding SGNH/GDSL hydrolase family protein; this translates as MPNQQQPVNTVQLDANMRIQQSGDNNLNWYSPLEKPFHIAGFGWLHEERLYRRLPAKPDWKLPEAVDQLANCTAGGQIRFETDATSLSVKVKLSGAANMYHMPATGQCGFDCYIGSPGEQLYYGTTVYDHKLTEYEAVIYKDMAQESRIITLNFPLYQGVEEVWIGLDREAQIVPPPIYENSGKIIVYGTSITQGGCAARPGMAYTNILSRRINMEFLNLGFSGNGKGEPELAHILSEIPDPACLILDYEGNCGSTELLQITLPEFISIYRDKHPLTPILVISRITHAKEKFQAQMAQDRADRKQIQNRAVEQARELGDANIYFCDGSKLLGEDAHECTVDGSHPTDLGFLRMANGLTPVLQNILAD